A single region of the Liolophura sinensis isolate JHLJ2023 chromosome 9, CUHK_Ljap_v2, whole genome shotgun sequence genome encodes:
- the LOC135474860 gene encoding uncharacterized protein LOC135474860 isoform X4, with amino-acid sequence MHQSKVHTSTFSSTNNLRWNPGYYHERIYSIPGLQSETNIPLDRVDLKALSDSRTGRSLNRERSGPDPDLKLPWFHQCTQGCHIALSKHILACCCLPQSQCQDANSDTSLQYCTAHYCLPAWKRPFDPSRYDPCSLPKKICSDYVSNPYGTLPPCHRMAVSNWELNGPLARPQYGSRKTPLNFGLTQPEYCSRQNLPVRCNNQFRSTKPWVNCCQKPMWQHCHQTMGPREYHSKLGKDHSRSYCIKPRMSNYACRPCSGLPGAPTNAAGRPSFERNPNPHALITSSRDAAWDQSNSFKHSGYNSFSSCRPSMADEHQKRNDFGGFVNNAHRRSSRRRYRRTLNARRRLTFERVEPPHIETEIREKNSETQVSSFWSRDPRKKEPLANGGKFDSRVIEKKIIHTQNPRELPVTMETRKPSPKIQSTLPKAMTSMTRADVIGAVSGKGSSISESMETTHSEATCNRNVAQALVCNLSISVLNQQKKVCEPVVAEQWVNSLSKDVNSLVFCSDDMNGPSQSETPSSSVPDSITGDLTPPSAMVELKNTPLSARKPLTTTLSGVHGCSQTVHVNPTSVDLSEMPTQNSTPPCQPVSLMPRTHDTDMLIRGRRVKCFLSSSGTVKSLSLLGKFTFMGSVSLKQGVISPMRPRFMHSLTPVKMQRVTCFTNKTWKTVESRTSMNGNMKAGKVKQCHGSTRKCAESIKTGASFTGAQTKDVHTHKLKVDPEFLANIKTSVAKLLRSKCVKTTAEQPKKGEQLSPEFSSNSRCLWDLYPSLNMTPQRCERPSTATVYQFQEKKAMDNHSLNACTKPWVGRSDTRSSARKASSSERKSLSAITLSDENDLHTQLISEKEREACQGIEEQSNFCPEISQGNMTDVESSVIQREPMEQLSTTPWSSLPLKLPSSKETGSVHTLTEDIQEIETKTDACSLWQRENKLNTCSALTDTTVVTFTPSRSHAEKRCSCHAPTLSTNQPNPNDLSAERPDPVPVSSPEVRFKTPSAQELDITISPPKLDAAADELNVSHDVDKSINSPNFLTPSPPILTPVLVPKNRNCSTQPQFASVSKETALYASACPEESLNILAGVCDMEKARIETERALSLKPVLNTATDVPTFTKSMFHKLNPLVSTTSPSLSSNTDLRSTVNSMDYGGCTCKFGEKRAKSPQLVNSCAQDTSNGDKDLIQHSKARNLNEKAAVNLENVQIGDIWKRKRKATKKSTQPKNRRYNKLMAEAKSRSVKERKFDHDVKGIVIGNIKETDSFRKSTRKRHYKKHDRMPFDYVSVDRRKGKSADKISLSCEALIKVTRIDSGATRPVIVDERQCCNVTDTAIASKEPSKIAATLSERKEDRAAKFSAQKSWSADDGSRIGKYTSMSIGTALSTVVQSPDFKRCRPLKIPVSRIQLDKYHGQTKQKGDKRRGFELSEKDSWNSADGQGTTSVNRISGKRLDFKPAVEGESHTNTGSGDQHVTGTDYVSNAKLPESCDSERLKAEDQNFPEKVDHVAFDGSVLQANNAEHALMNKKANASLKCVNVNQDFSEQSLDKECHQPKIQIDFTTSNKDVQGQSFVKAGSSVFPVRVISKPLISCKFCNHYSARSQPEVNWHVREAHPFRCYKCFKTFQSKQIF; translated from the exons ATGCATCAGTCAAAAGTACATACCAGTACCTTCAGCTCAACTAATAACTTGCGCTGGAACCCTGGGTATTATCATGAAAGAATTTATTCAATACCAGGTTTGCAAAGTGAAACAAATATACCGCTGGATAGAGTTGATCTGAAAGCATTGAGTGATTCAAGAACAGGAAGGTCGCTGAACAGAGAAAGATCAGGCCCTGATCCTGATCTAAAACTGCCATGGTTCCATCAGTGTACTCAGGGATGCCATATTGCTTTGTCCAAACACATACTTGCATGCTGTTGCCTGCCTCAGTCACAGTGTCAGGATGCCAATAGTGACACTTCATTACAGTATTGCACAGCACATTACTGCTTGCCAGCATGGAAAAGACCTTTTGACCCATCAAGATATGACCCTTGCTCATTGCCCAAAAAGATATGCTCTGATTATGTAAGCAACCCATATGGAACCCTCCCTCCTTGTCACAGGATGGCTGTTAGTAACTGGGAGTTAAATGGCCCTTTGGCCAGACCACAGTATGGTAGCAGAAAAACGCCACTGAATTTTGGATTAACCCAACCAGAATATTGCTCAAGGCAAAACCTTCCTGTCAGATGCAATAATCAGTTCAGAAGCACAAAGCCATGGGTAAATTGCTGTCAGAAGCCTATGTGGCAGCATTGTCATCAAACTATGGGCCCGAGAGAGTACCATAGTAAGCTTGGGAAAGATCATTCCAGATCTTATTGCATCAAACCTCGGATGTCAAATTATGCTTGCAGACCATGCTCAGGACTTCCGGGGGCTCCAACAAATGCAGCAGGACGTCCAAGTTTTGAAAGAAATCCCAACCCACATGCTCTTATCACATCGTCTAGAGATGCTGCATGGGATCAGTCAAACTCGTTTAAGCACAGTGGTTACAACAGCTTCAGTTCCTGTCGCCCAAGCATGGCAGATGAGCATCAGAAAAGAAATGACTTTGGGGGCTTTGTGAACAATGCACATAGAAGAAGCAGTAGGAGAAGATACAGAAGAACCTTGAATGCAAGACGAAGACTAACTTTTGAAAGAGTAGAGCCACCTCATATAGAAACAGAAATCCGAGAAAAAAATTCGGAAACTCAGGTTTCAAGTTTTTGGTCTCGTGACCCGAGGAAGAAAGAACCATTAGCTAATGGTGGGAAATTTGATTCTCGTGTGATAGAGAAGAAAATTATACACACTCAAAACCCACGTGAGTTACCAGTGACAATGGAAACACGTAAACCTTCACCTAAAATTCAGTCTACACTCCCAAAAGCTATGACTTCTATGACAAGAGCAGATGTCATTGGTGCTGTTAGTGGAAAAGGCAGTAGCATTTCAGAATCCATGGAAACAACACATAGTGAAGCTACATGCAATAGAAATGTAGCTCAGGCCTTGGTCTGCAATTTATCAATATCAGTTCTAAATCAGCAGAAAAAAGTATGTGAACCTGTGGTTGCAGAGCAATGGGTGAACTCATTGAGCAAAGATGTAAACTCATTGGTATTTTGTAGTGATGACATGAATGGTCCTTCGCAGTCTGAAACTCCTTCATCTTCAGTCCCTGACAGCATAACAGGTGATTTAACTCCTCCAAGCGCAATGGTAGAATTGAAAAATACACCTCTGTCAGCCAGAAAACCACTGACAACCACTTTGTCAGGAGTCCATGGATGCAGCCAAACAGTTCATGTTAATCCAACTTCAGTTGATCTCTCTGAAATGCCAACACAAAACAGCACTCCTCCTTGTCAGCCTGTAAGCCTTATGCCAAGAACTCATGACACAGATATGCTTATTAGGGGGAGAAGAGTCAAGTGTTTCCTTTCTTCATCAGGAACTGTAAAATCACTTAGTCTGTTAGGGAAATTCACCTTCATGGGTTCAGTGTCTTTGAAGCAAGGCGTAATTAGTCCAATGCGACCTCGTTTCATGCACAGCTTAACACCAGTTAAAATGCAACGTGTCACTTGTTTTACCAACAAAACCTGGAAGACAGTGGAGAGTAGAACTAGTATGAATGGGAATATGAAGGCAGGAAAAGTGAAACAATGCCATGGGAGCACAAGAAAATGTGCAGAGAGCATCAAAACTGGAGCTTCTTTCACTGGAGCACAGACAAAAGATGTGCACACCCATAAATTAAAAGTTGATCCTGAGTTCTTGGCCAATATCAAGACAAGTGTTGCAAAACTCTTGAGAAGTAAATGTGTGAAAACGACAGCTGAACAACCCAAAAAAGGTGAACAACTTAGTCCTGAATTCAGCAGTAATTCTAGATGCCTTTGGGACTTGTACCCATCTTTAAACATGACTCCGCAAAGATGCGAAAGGCCTAGCACAGCCACAGTCTATCAGTTTCAAGAGAAAAAAGCCATGGATAATCACTCACTTAATGCTTGCACCAAACCCTGGGTGGGCCGATCTGACACAAGAAGTAGTGCAAGAAAGGCCAGTAGCAGTGAAAGAAAAAGTTTATCTGCTATAACATTGTCTGATGAGAATGATTTGCATACACAGTTGATTTCTGAGAAGGAGAGGGAGGCATGTCAGGGTATTGAAGAACAGAGTAACTTCTGCCCAGAAATTAGTCAAGGTAACATGACTGATGTTGAATCATCTGTGATTCAGAGAGAGCCAATGGAACAGCTGTCCACCACTCCATGGTCTTCACTTCCTTTAAAATTGCCCAGTTCCAAAGAAACTGGCTCAGTCCACACACTGACAGAGGACATTCAAGAAATAGAAACCAAAACAGATGCTTGCTCATTATGGCAAAGAGAAAATAAATTGAACACTTGCTCTGCCTTGACAGACACAACAGTAGTTACATTTACTCCATCCAGATCCCATGCAGAAAAGAGATGTAGTTGTCACGCCCCTACTCTGTCCACAAACCAGCCTAATCCAAATGACCTGTCTGCTGAGAGACCAGACCCTGTACCAGTCTCAAGCCCAGAGGTACGTTTTAAAACTCCCAGTGCACAGGAGCTTGATATTACAATTAGTCCTCCAAAGCTGGATGCAGCTGCTGATGAATTGAATGTAAGTCATGATGTGGACAAAAGCATCAATTCTCCAAATTTTTTAACTCCAAGTCCTCCTATTTTGACCCCCGTGTTGGTACCTAAGAATCGTAATTGTTCCACACAGCCACAGTTTGCATCAGTATCTAAGGAAACTGCTCTTTATGCCAGTGCCTGCCCAGAGGAGTCTTTAAATATTCTGGCTGGTGTTTGCGATATGGAAAAGGCAAGGATTGAAACAGAAAGAGCTTTGTCTCTGAAACCAGTGCTAAACACAGCAACCGATGTCCCGACATTTACGAAAAGCATGTTTCACAAACTGAATCCGCTGGTATCAACAACTAGTCCCAGCTTAAGTTCTAACACAGATCTTAGGAGCACAGTGAACAGTATGGACTATggaggatgtacatgtaaatttgggGAGAAAAGAGCCAAAAGTCCACAACTCGTTAACAGCTGTGCTCAAGACACTAGTAATGGAGATAAAGATTTGATCCAGCATAGTAAAGCCAGGAATCTGAATGAAAAGGCTGCTGTTAACTTAGAAAATGTTCAAATTGGTGATATTTGGAAAAGAAAGCGTAAGGCAACCAAAAAAAGCACACAGCCAAAAAATAGGCGATACAACAAGTTAATGGCTGAAGCGAAGTCAAGGAgtgtgaaagaaagaaagtttGATCATGATGTGAAGGGAATAGTCATTGGTAATATTAAGGAAACTGACTCTTTCAGAAAATCAACAAGAAAAAGGCACTACAAAAAACATGACAGAATGCCATTTGATTATGTTTCTGTCGATAGAAGAAAGGGTAAATCTGCTGACAAGATTTCTCTAAGTTGTGAAGCCTTGATCAAAGTGACAAGAATTGATAGTGGTGCAACAAGACCTGTTATTGTAGACGAAAGACAATGTTGCAATGTCACTGATACAGCCATTGCTTCAAAAGAGCCAAGCAAAATTGCAGCAACATTATCAGAGAGAAAGGAAGATAGAGCAGCAAAGTTTTCTGCACAAAAATCCTGGAGTGCAGACGATGGGAGCCGTATAGGTAAATATACCTCAATGTCTATAGGCACTGCGCTGTCCACCGTCGTGCAGTCTCCAGATTTTAAGCGGTGTAGGCCTTTAAAAATTCCTGTGAGTCGAATTCAGTTAGACAAGTACCATGGACAGACCAAACAAAAGGGAGACAAAAGACGTGGTTTTGAACTTAGTGAGAAGGACAGTTGGAATAGTGCTGATGGTCAAGGGACAACTTCAGTGAATAGAATATCAGGCAAGAGACTTGACTTCAAGCCAGCTGTGGAAGGAGAGTCACATACAAACACAGGCTCTGGAGATCAGCATGTTACGGGCACAGATTATGTCAGCAATGCTAAACTTCCTGAATCCTGTGATTCTGAAAGACTGAAAGCAGAGGATCAAAATTTCCCAGAGAAGGTTGATCATGTTGCCTTTGATGGGTCAGTATTACAGGCCAACAATGCTGAGCATGCTTTAATGAACAAGAAAGCAAATGCTTCTCTAAAGTGTGTGAATGTAAATCAAGATTTTTCAGAGCAATCTTTGGACAAAGAATGTCATCAACCCAAAATACAGATAGATTTCACAACATCAAACAAAGATGTTCAGGGTCAGAGCTTTGTTAAAGCTGGCTCTTCTGTGTTCCCTGTTCGTGTCATTTCAAAGCCACTCATTTCTTGCAAATTTTGTAACCATTATTCAGCCCGGTCGCAACCAGAGGTCAACTGGCATGTAAGAGAAGCACATCCATTCCGCTGTTACAAGTGTTTTAAGACATTCCAGAGTAAG CAAATTTTTTGA
- the LOC135474860 gene encoding uncharacterized protein LOC135474860 isoform X2, whose product MHQSKVHTSTFSSTNNLRWNPGYYHERIYSIPGLQSETNIPLDRVDLKALSDSRTGRSLNRERSGPDPDLKLPWFHQCTQGCHIALSKHILACCCLPQSQCQDANSDTSLQYCTAHYCLPAWKRPFDPSRYDPCSLPKKICSDYVSNPYGTLPPCHRMAVSNWELNGPLARPQYGSRKTPLNFGLTQPEYCSRQNLPVRCNNQFRSTKPWVNCCQKPMWQHCHQTMGPREYHSKLGKDHSRSYCIKPRMSNYACRPCSGLPGAPTNAAGRPSFERNPNPHALITSSRDAAWDQSNSFKHSGYNSFSSCRPSMADEHQKRNDFGGFVNNAHRRSSRRRYRRTLNARRRLTFERVEPPHIETEIREKNSETQVSSFWSRDPRKKEPLANGGKFDSRVIEKKIIHTQNPRELPVTMETRKPSPKIQSTLPKAMTSMTRADVIGAVSGKGSSISESMETTHSEATCNRNVAQALVCNLSISVLNQQKKVCEPVVAEQWVNSLSKDVNSLVFCSDDMNGPSQSETPSSSVPDSITGDLTPPSAMVELKNTPLSARKPLTTTLSGVHGCSQTVHVNPTSVDLSEMPTQNSTPPCQPVSLMPRTHDTDMLIRGRRVKCFLSSSGTVKSLSLLGKFTFMGSVSLKQGVISPMRPRFMHSLTPVKMQRVTCFTNKTWKTVESRTSMNGNMKAGKVKQCHGSTRKCAESIKTGASFTGAQTKDVHTHKLKVDPEFLANIKTSVAKLLRSKCVKTTAEQPKKGEQLSPEFSSNSRCLWDLYPSLNMTPQRCERPSTATVYQFQEKKAMDNHSLNACTKPWVGRSDTRSSARKASSSERKSLSAITLSDENDLHTQLISEKEREACQGIEEQSNFCPEISQGNMTDVESSVIQREPMEQLSTTPWSSLPLKLPSSKETGSVHTLTEDIQEIETKTDACSLWQRENKLNTCSALTDTTVVTFTPSRSHAEKRCSCHAPTLSTNQPNPNDLSAERPDPVPVSSPEVRFKTPSAQELDITISPPKLDAAADELNVSHDVDKSINSPNFLTPSPPILTPVLVPKNRNCSTQPQFASVSKETALYASACPEESLNILAGVCDMEKARIETERALSLKPVLNTATDVPTFTKSMFHKLNPLVSTTSPSLSSNTDLRSTVNSMDYGGCTCKFGEKRAKSPQLVNSCAQDTSNGDKDLIQHSKARNLNEKAAVNLENVQIGDIWKRKRKATKKSTQPKNRRYNKLMAEAKSRSVKERKFDHDVKGIVIGNIKETDSFRKSTRKRHYKKHDRMPFDYVSVDRRKGKSADKISLSCEALIKVTRIDSGATRPVIVDERQCCNVTDTAIASKEPSKIAATLSERKEDRAAKFSAQKSWSADDGSRIGKYTSMSIGTALSTVVQSPDFKRCRPLKIPVSRIQLDKYHGQTKQKGDKRRGFELSEKDSWNSADGQGTTSVNRISGKRLDFKPAVEGESHTNTGSGDQHVTGTDYVSNAKLPESCDSERLKAEDQNFPEKVDHVAFDGSVLQANNAEHALMNKKANASLKCVNVNQDFSEQSLDKECHQPKIQIDFTTSNKDVQGQSFVKAGSSVFPVRVISKPLISCKFCNHYSARSQPEVNWHVREAHPFRCYKCFKTFQSKPLKYMLLKMPPHWSSALQLQPMRAFAYRYLMLLNTVPKIFHFCQSGHFYGWRNWGYFWRKGWLTGETT is encoded by the exons ATGCATCAGTCAAAAGTACATACCAGTACCTTCAGCTCAACTAATAACTTGCGCTGGAACCCTGGGTATTATCATGAAAGAATTTATTCAATACCAGGTTTGCAAAGTGAAACAAATATACCGCTGGATAGAGTTGATCTGAAAGCATTGAGTGATTCAAGAACAGGAAGGTCGCTGAACAGAGAAAGATCAGGCCCTGATCCTGATCTAAAACTGCCATGGTTCCATCAGTGTACTCAGGGATGCCATATTGCTTTGTCCAAACACATACTTGCATGCTGTTGCCTGCCTCAGTCACAGTGTCAGGATGCCAATAGTGACACTTCATTACAGTATTGCACAGCACATTACTGCTTGCCAGCATGGAAAAGACCTTTTGACCCATCAAGATATGACCCTTGCTCATTGCCCAAAAAGATATGCTCTGATTATGTAAGCAACCCATATGGAACCCTCCCTCCTTGTCACAGGATGGCTGTTAGTAACTGGGAGTTAAATGGCCCTTTGGCCAGACCACAGTATGGTAGCAGAAAAACGCCACTGAATTTTGGATTAACCCAACCAGAATATTGCTCAAGGCAAAACCTTCCTGTCAGATGCAATAATCAGTTCAGAAGCACAAAGCCATGGGTAAATTGCTGTCAGAAGCCTATGTGGCAGCATTGTCATCAAACTATGGGCCCGAGAGAGTACCATAGTAAGCTTGGGAAAGATCATTCCAGATCTTATTGCATCAAACCTCGGATGTCAAATTATGCTTGCAGACCATGCTCAGGACTTCCGGGGGCTCCAACAAATGCAGCAGGACGTCCAAGTTTTGAAAGAAATCCCAACCCACATGCTCTTATCACATCGTCTAGAGATGCTGCATGGGATCAGTCAAACTCGTTTAAGCACAGTGGTTACAACAGCTTCAGTTCCTGTCGCCCAAGCATGGCAGATGAGCATCAGAAAAGAAATGACTTTGGGGGCTTTGTGAACAATGCACATAGAAGAAGCAGTAGGAGAAGATACAGAAGAACCTTGAATGCAAGACGAAGACTAACTTTTGAAAGAGTAGAGCCACCTCATATAGAAACAGAAATCCGAGAAAAAAATTCGGAAACTCAGGTTTCAAGTTTTTGGTCTCGTGACCCGAGGAAGAAAGAACCATTAGCTAATGGTGGGAAATTTGATTCTCGTGTGATAGAGAAGAAAATTATACACACTCAAAACCCACGTGAGTTACCAGTGACAATGGAAACACGTAAACCTTCACCTAAAATTCAGTCTACACTCCCAAAAGCTATGACTTCTATGACAAGAGCAGATGTCATTGGTGCTGTTAGTGGAAAAGGCAGTAGCATTTCAGAATCCATGGAAACAACACATAGTGAAGCTACATGCAATAGAAATGTAGCTCAGGCCTTGGTCTGCAATTTATCAATATCAGTTCTAAATCAGCAGAAAAAAGTATGTGAACCTGTGGTTGCAGAGCAATGGGTGAACTCATTGAGCAAAGATGTAAACTCATTGGTATTTTGTAGTGATGACATGAATGGTCCTTCGCAGTCTGAAACTCCTTCATCTTCAGTCCCTGACAGCATAACAGGTGATTTAACTCCTCCAAGCGCAATGGTAGAATTGAAAAATACACCTCTGTCAGCCAGAAAACCACTGACAACCACTTTGTCAGGAGTCCATGGATGCAGCCAAACAGTTCATGTTAATCCAACTTCAGTTGATCTCTCTGAAATGCCAACACAAAACAGCACTCCTCCTTGTCAGCCTGTAAGCCTTATGCCAAGAACTCATGACACAGATATGCTTATTAGGGGGAGAAGAGTCAAGTGTTTCCTTTCTTCATCAGGAACTGTAAAATCACTTAGTCTGTTAGGGAAATTCACCTTCATGGGTTCAGTGTCTTTGAAGCAAGGCGTAATTAGTCCAATGCGACCTCGTTTCATGCACAGCTTAACACCAGTTAAAATGCAACGTGTCACTTGTTTTACCAACAAAACCTGGAAGACAGTGGAGAGTAGAACTAGTATGAATGGGAATATGAAGGCAGGAAAAGTGAAACAATGCCATGGGAGCACAAGAAAATGTGCAGAGAGCATCAAAACTGGAGCTTCTTTCACTGGAGCACAGACAAAAGATGTGCACACCCATAAATTAAAAGTTGATCCTGAGTTCTTGGCCAATATCAAGACAAGTGTTGCAAAACTCTTGAGAAGTAAATGTGTGAAAACGACAGCTGAACAACCCAAAAAAGGTGAACAACTTAGTCCTGAATTCAGCAGTAATTCTAGATGCCTTTGGGACTTGTACCCATCTTTAAACATGACTCCGCAAAGATGCGAAAGGCCTAGCACAGCCACAGTCTATCAGTTTCAAGAGAAAAAAGCCATGGATAATCACTCACTTAATGCTTGCACCAAACCCTGGGTGGGCCGATCTGACACAAGAAGTAGTGCAAGAAAGGCCAGTAGCAGTGAAAGAAAAAGTTTATCTGCTATAACATTGTCTGATGAGAATGATTTGCATACACAGTTGATTTCTGAGAAGGAGAGGGAGGCATGTCAGGGTATTGAAGAACAGAGTAACTTCTGCCCAGAAATTAGTCAAGGTAACATGACTGATGTTGAATCATCTGTGATTCAGAGAGAGCCAATGGAACAGCTGTCCACCACTCCATGGTCTTCACTTCCTTTAAAATTGCCCAGTTCCAAAGAAACTGGCTCAGTCCACACACTGACAGAGGACATTCAAGAAATAGAAACCAAAACAGATGCTTGCTCATTATGGCAAAGAGAAAATAAATTGAACACTTGCTCTGCCTTGACAGACACAACAGTAGTTACATTTACTCCATCCAGATCCCATGCAGAAAAGAGATGTAGTTGTCACGCCCCTACTCTGTCCACAAACCAGCCTAATCCAAATGACCTGTCTGCTGAGAGACCAGACCCTGTACCAGTCTCAAGCCCAGAGGTACGTTTTAAAACTCCCAGTGCACAGGAGCTTGATATTACAATTAGTCCTCCAAAGCTGGATGCAGCTGCTGATGAATTGAATGTAAGTCATGATGTGGACAAAAGCATCAATTCTCCAAATTTTTTAACTCCAAGTCCTCCTATTTTGACCCCCGTGTTGGTACCTAAGAATCGTAATTGTTCCACACAGCCACAGTTTGCATCAGTATCTAAGGAAACTGCTCTTTATGCCAGTGCCTGCCCAGAGGAGTCTTTAAATATTCTGGCTGGTGTTTGCGATATGGAAAAGGCAAGGATTGAAACAGAAAGAGCTTTGTCTCTGAAACCAGTGCTAAACACAGCAACCGATGTCCCGACATTTACGAAAAGCATGTTTCACAAACTGAATCCGCTGGTATCAACAACTAGTCCCAGCTTAAGTTCTAACACAGATCTTAGGAGCACAGTGAACAGTATGGACTATggaggatgtacatgtaaatttgggGAGAAAAGAGCCAAAAGTCCACAACTCGTTAACAGCTGTGCTCAAGACACTAGTAATGGAGATAAAGATTTGATCCAGCATAGTAAAGCCAGGAATCTGAATGAAAAGGCTGCTGTTAACTTAGAAAATGTTCAAATTGGTGATATTTGGAAAAGAAAGCGTAAGGCAACCAAAAAAAGCACACAGCCAAAAAATAGGCGATACAACAAGTTAATGGCTGAAGCGAAGTCAAGGAgtgtgaaagaaagaaagtttGATCATGATGTGAAGGGAATAGTCATTGGTAATATTAAGGAAACTGACTCTTTCAGAAAATCAACAAGAAAAAGGCACTACAAAAAACATGACAGAATGCCATTTGATTATGTTTCTGTCGATAGAAGAAAGGGTAAATCTGCTGACAAGATTTCTCTAAGTTGTGAAGCCTTGATCAAAGTGACAAGAATTGATAGTGGTGCAACAAGACCTGTTATTGTAGACGAAAGACAATGTTGCAATGTCACTGATACAGCCATTGCTTCAAAAGAGCCAAGCAAAATTGCAGCAACATTATCAGAGAGAAAGGAAGATAGAGCAGCAAAGTTTTCTGCACAAAAATCCTGGAGTGCAGACGATGGGAGCCGTATAGGTAAATATACCTCAATGTCTATAGGCACTGCGCTGTCCACCGTCGTGCAGTCTCCAGATTTTAAGCGGTGTAGGCCTTTAAAAATTCCTGTGAGTCGAATTCAGTTAGACAAGTACCATGGACAGACCAAACAAAAGGGAGACAAAAGACGTGGTTTTGAACTTAGTGAGAAGGACAGTTGGAATAGTGCTGATGGTCAAGGGACAACTTCAGTGAATAGAATATCAGGCAAGAGACTTGACTTCAAGCCAGCTGTGGAAGGAGAGTCACATACAAACACAGGCTCTGGAGATCAGCATGTTACGGGCACAGATTATGTCAGCAATGCTAAACTTCCTGAATCCTGTGATTCTGAAAGACTGAAAGCAGAGGATCAAAATTTCCCAGAGAAGGTTGATCATGTTGCCTTTGATGGGTCAGTATTACAGGCCAACAATGCTGAGCATGCTTTAATGAACAAGAAAGCAAATGCTTCTCTAAAGTGTGTGAATGTAAATCAAGATTTTTCAGAGCAATCTTTGGACAAAGAATGTCATCAACCCAAAATACAGATAGATTTCACAACATCAAACAAAGATGTTCAGGGTCAGAGCTTTGTTAAAGCTGGCTCTTCTGTGTTCCCTGTTCGTGTCATTTCAAAGCCACTCATTTCTTGCAAATTTTGTAACCATTATTCAGCCCGGTCGCAACCAGAGGTCAACTGGCATGTAAGAGAAGCACATCCATTCCGCTGTTACAAGTGTTTTAAGACATTCCAGAGTAAG CCGCTGAAATACATGTTGCTGAAGATgccacctcactggtcaagtGCCTTACAGTTGCAGCCAATGAGAGCTTTTGCTTACCGGTACTTGATGCTGTTAAACACTGTGcccaaaatttttcacttctgcCAAAGCGgtcacttttatgggtggaggaactgGGGGTACTTCTG GAGGAAAGGTTGGCTCACAGGAGAGACCACATAA